Proteins co-encoded in one Setaria viridis chromosome 9, Setaria_viridis_v4.0, whole genome shotgun sequence genomic window:
- the LOC117839325 gene encoding uncharacterized protein, whose product MAMAIYFSKMTAIKDELTAVGYGVDTNWYVDSGAFERYNGHDKVHTANGAGESCRCAQERIQEGQGNRASSAQVRPHRSDRATASKCDLEAIDDERTGDPRFGGCESVAVEGVISWRFAYANTWQFEEHPREIVIWAHFIERGLVVPTSNFFRGILEFYGLQLVHLNPNGVLHIAIFVHLCEVYLGIPPHYELFRKLFRCKPQPSAARTEVLGGAGIQLRNSEVYLDYELPDSHGTWKEKWFYIGNHNPALPIVTGHAPKHSNKWIEEPAEDNQELLDLMVRIAELKRAGLSGINVAASFLKRRVQPLKLRENLGYEYIGFEDPSRMSSRDISDDAVVILLAKFFKSFQGVPVVDECISKFDSWYEPER is encoded by the exons ATGGCGATGGCAATCTACTTCTCCAAGATGACAGCAATCAAAGATGAGCTCACAGCTGTTG GATATGGAGTTGACACCAACTGGTATGTTGATAGTGGTGCATTTGAGCGCTACAACGGGCATGATAAAGTCCACACCGCAAATGGTGcag GGGAAAGCTGCCGATGCGCGCAAGAAAGgatccaagaagggcaaggaaACAGAGCTTCCTCCGCCCAAGTGCGGCCCCACAGATCAgaccgcgccaccgcctccaaGTGCGACCTAGAAGCTATCGACGATGAAAGAACCGGCGATCCAAGATTTGGTGGCTGCGAATCTGTTGCAGTCGAAGGAGTGATTTCCTGGCGGTTCGCATACGCGAACACTTGGCAATTCGAGGAGCATCCCAGGGAGATAGTGATCTGGGCACATTTCATTGAGAGGGGCCTCGTCGTCCCTACCTCcaacttctttagaggtatcctTGAGTTCTATGGTCTTCAACTCGTGCATCTGAATCCGAATGGAGTTCTGCACATAGCTATCTTTGTCCACCTATGCGAGGTGTATTTGGGGATCCCGCCCCACTatgagttgtttaggaaacttttccgctgcaagcctcagccgagtgcagCGAGGACAGAGGTACTCGGAGGAGCTGGCATCCAGCTAAGGAACTCGGAGGTATACCTCGACTACGAGTTGCCTGATTCCCATGGTACCTGGAAGGAGAaatggttctatattgggaaccacaACCCTGCGTTGCCGATAGTTACCGGCCATGCACCCAAGCACTCGAATAAATGGATCGAGGAACCGGCTGAGGACAACCAAGAGCTGCTCGACTTGATGGTGAGGATCGCCGAGTTGAAGAGAGCAGGATTGAGCGGCATCAATGTTGCTGCCAGTTTTTTGAAGCGCCGAGTACAGCCACTGAAGCTGCGCGAGAACTTAGGCTATGAGTACATAGGATTTGAAGATCCGTCTCGTATGTCTTCTAGAGATATATCTGATGACGCGGTGGTGATACTACTGGCTAAGTTCTTCAAGAGTTTTCAAGGTGTGCCAGTAGTCGATGAGTGCATCAGCAAGTTCGACAGTTGGTATGAACCAGAGAGGTAA